One Microbacterium sp. zg-B96 genomic region harbors:
- a CDS encoding LLM class flavin-dependent oxidoreductase, with protein MSEAQAIRNVVESIALAEEVGLDWFGVGEHHTPEFPVSAAAPVLAAAAALTSRIKLSSAVTVLSTDDPVRVYQQFATVDAISGGRVEMIPGRGSSIESFPLFGYDLQDYDRLFAEKLDLLIEVNRSARVSWHGETRPALTGQYAPPRAEQGPIPIWLGVGGNPGSVVRAAQLGLPMATGVLGGSAIRSAANAELYRRASAHFGNSPQQTLVMLGSPGFVLENGNHARETWWPHWHQFMKTVGEQRGFSPPTRDSYERDTGPQGGLLVGSPEEIAERILLMHEHWGHVRQYIHMDMGAVPQRELLHAIELFGTQVRPIVQSELGGTSVDALMGRSISA; from the coding sequence GTGTCTGAAGCGCAAGCGATACGGAATGTCGTGGAATCGATCGCGCTCGCCGAGGAGGTGGGACTCGATTGGTTCGGAGTCGGCGAGCACCACACCCCCGAATTCCCGGTGTCCGCTGCCGCACCGGTGCTCGCTGCCGCAGCCGCGCTCACGTCCCGCATCAAACTCTCCAGTGCGGTCACGGTCCTCAGCACCGACGATCCCGTCCGGGTCTACCAGCAGTTCGCCACGGTCGACGCGATCTCGGGCGGCCGAGTGGAGATGATCCCCGGACGCGGGTCTTCCATCGAGTCGTTTCCGCTCTTCGGGTACGACCTTCAGGACTACGATCGCCTGTTCGCTGAGAAGCTCGACCTTCTCATCGAAGTGAACCGATCCGCCCGCGTCTCGTGGCACGGGGAGACTCGGCCGGCGCTGACCGGCCAGTATGCCCCTCCGCGAGCTGAACAGGGCCCCATCCCGATCTGGCTCGGCGTCGGGGGAAACCCTGGCTCCGTCGTCCGGGCGGCTCAACTCGGCCTTCCGATGGCGACCGGCGTGCTGGGAGGAAGCGCGATCCGCTCCGCCGCGAACGCTGAACTTTATCGCCGCGCGTCGGCTCACTTCGGCAATTCACCCCAGCAGACGCTGGTCATGCTCGGGTCACCGGGCTTCGTCCTCGAGAACGGCAACCACGCGCGCGAAACGTGGTGGCCGCACTGGCATCAGTTCATGAAAACCGTCGGGGAGCAGCGCGGCTTCAGTCCTCCGACGCGGGATTCATACGAGCGCGACACCGGCCCGCAAGGAGGATTGCTGGTCGGTTCACCGGAGGAGATCGCCGAGCGGATTCTGCTCATGCACGAACACTGGGGGCATGTGCGCCAGTACATCCACATGGACATGGGGGCAGTGCCCCAGCGTGAGCTCCTCCATGCGATCGAGTTGTTCGGAACGCAGGTGCGCCCGATTGTGCAGAGCGAGCTGGGCGGCACCTCCGTCGACGCACTGATGGGACGCTCGATCTCGGCGTGA